Proteins found in one Synergistetes bacterium HGW-Synergistetes-1 genomic segment:
- a CDS encoding pyruvate, phosphate dikinase, whose protein sequence is MTDLERIREEYFSWDPHDDPEFEPMIFGKGTIGGKGRSLLFALRKLRDSGDPQLCNSKVPESIYFGIDIFHQFLESVPSLDLLISQNEPERLEEVFLKTPLPKIVAEAVRNFLSEMHDPVVIRSSSRLEDSAKHSFAGKYLTTFMSNDSPSLEERVSVVEREIRKIYARIYFPQAVSYREKHCLGDDDMGIIVIRMSGRWHGRYYYPTIAGVGYSQNFRRWNKRVKQKDGVLRIVFGLGTMSTKRGYARTISLTNAYLRPDGQNPEKIAIHSQERFHVIDRENPNELTTLDIKKEWPQLIEHHPDFDAYAQVYCYDSEGGCLSSLMKTTKKIDVGSKVCLTFDNFPKKYPNFFERMKKTLPLLESSMGLPADIEFAYEPLDDSFCLIQSRPCWCQTCTEEDMPDLGGKRILLKADRMVTPGVINNIPFLVYVDHRIYYSNPDFFKVARGIGEINSQMNGQKFIFVSPGRVGSSNPELGVPVKYDELTNCCCIVELGIPRLGFMPELSYGTHFFSDLAVDNVLYMPVFEGESNNLIDQDWFSERKWEEGPHPAIRIYRGSFSAYMEGETNQGLIIDNSCTS, encoded by the coding sequence GTGACCGATCTGGAAAGGATCAGGGAAGAATACTTTTCTTGGGACCCGCACGACGATCCGGAATTTGAGCCGATGATATTCGGCAAAGGGACTATCGGAGGAAAAGGCAGATCTCTTCTTTTTGCGCTCAGAAAACTGCGTGATTCAGGAGACCCGCAGCTTTGTAACAGCAAGGTGCCTGAGTCTATCTACTTTGGGATCGATATTTTCCACCAGTTCCTTGAATCAGTACCATCTTTGGATCTCCTGATATCACAAAATGAACCTGAGAGGCTGGAAGAAGTTTTCCTTAAGACACCGCTGCCAAAGATAGTTGCCGAAGCAGTGCGGAATTTCCTGTCAGAAATGCATGACCCGGTGGTAATAAGAAGCAGCAGCAGATTGGAAGATTCTGCAAAGCATTCATTCGCAGGGAAGTATCTTACTACTTTCATGAGCAATGATTCGCCCTCACTGGAAGAAAGGGTAAGTGTCGTAGAACGGGAAATAAGAAAGATATACGCAAGGATCTATTTCCCTCAGGCCGTAAGTTACAGGGAAAAGCATTGTCTTGGCGATGACGATATGGGGATAATTGTAATAAGGATGTCAGGAAGATGGCATGGCAGATATTATTACCCAACTATAGCCGGAGTGGGATATTCACAGAATTTCCGACGATGGAACAAAAGAGTAAAACAAAAAGACGGCGTTCTTAGGATCGTGTTCGGGCTTGGGACTATGAGCACAAAGAGAGGTTATGCAAGAACGATCTCCCTTACCAATGCTTATCTCAGGCCTGACGGACAGAACCCGGAAAAAATTGCTATCCATTCGCAGGAAAGATTTCATGTCATCGACAGGGAAAACCCGAATGAGCTGACGACTCTGGACATTAAAAAAGAGTGGCCACAGCTGATAGAACATCACCCTGATTTTGATGCGTATGCTCAGGTCTATTGCTATGATTCAGAGGGAGGATGCCTCTCTTCCCTTATGAAGACAACGAAAAAGATCGATGTCGGTTCGAAGGTCTGTCTGACATTTGATAATTTCCCCAAGAAATATCCAAACTTCTTTGAAAGGATGAAGAAGACTCTTCCGCTTCTTGAGTCTTCAATGGGACTGCCGGCCGATATTGAATTTGCTTATGAGCCTCTTGACGACAGCTTCTGCCTGATACAGTCCCGTCCATGCTGGTGCCAGACATGTACAGAAGAAGATATGCCTGACCTTGGGGGGAAGCGCATCCTTCTTAAGGCAGACAGGATGGTCACACCGGGAGTTATAAACAACATTCCTTTCCTTGTGTATGTAGACCACAGGATATATTATTCAAACCCGGATTTCTTCAAGGTGGCCCGAGGCATTGGAGAGATCAACAGCCAAATGAACGGGCAGAAGTTCATCTTCGTCTCGCCCGGTCGGGTAGGCTCCAGCAATCCGGAACTGGGAGTCCCAGTGAAGTACGATGAACTGACAAACTGCTGCTGCATCGTTGAGCTTGGCATCCCAAGGCTTGGTTTCATGCCGGAGCTCTCCTACGGGACACATTTTTTCTCTGATCTTGCAGTGGACAATGTGCTCTATATGCCTGTTTTTGAGGGAGAGTCGAACAACCTAATAGACCAGGATTGGTTCAGTGAGAGAAAATGGGAAGAGGGGCCCCATCCTGCGATCAGGATATACAGGGGCAGCTTCTCTGCTTACATGGAGGGTGAGACTAATCAGGGTCTGATAATTGACAACAGCTGTACTTCATAG